The sequence below is a genomic window from Massilia oculi.
CGAGCGCCACGTTGAGCGTATCGGCGACGAAGTAGTCGATGCTTTCGTCGTTCAGGTCGGGGCGGCCATAATGCGTGGGGAAGAGAGCGGCGGAAACGCCGTCCACGATCTGGCGCACGACATCGCGTGAAGGCAGCTCGCGCACCCTGCCCTGGTGCCGGATATTGTGGGTGGATTCGCGCGAGGTGCGCAATGCATCGATGACGGGACCGAGGTGCCACTGCACCGATCCACCGTGATGGGGAAATTCGCTGTTCATTTGCCGAGCCTATACGATTCTTGATTCGATGCCTACGATTGTATTGGCATGTCGATATGCGTGCTTTGACGGGTTCAAAAACGGACTCCGCCAATGGTCGAACTTGCCGCGCAGCAGTTTCTAAGGCAACATCAAGCACCGAATACCTTTTGTAATGACACGACCATGAACCTGCCCTCCCACCAGCTCAGCATGACGGTGCTGATGACGCCCGACACGGCCAATTTTTCCGGCAACGTACACGGCGGCACCATCCTGAAGCTGCTCGACCAGGTCGCCTACGCCTGCGCCAGCCGCTACGCCGGCCGCTATGTGGTGACGATGAGCGTCGACCAGGTGACTTTCCGCCAGCCGATCCATGTGGGCGAGCTGGTCACCTTCCTGGCCGCAGTGAACTATACGGGCCGCAGCTCGATGGAAATCGGCATCAAGGTGATCGCCGAGGACATCCGCAGCAAGGTGGTGCGCCATGTGAACAGCTGCTTCTTCACCATGGTGGCCGTGGGCGACGACAAGAAGCCGGCGGCGATTCCGCCGCTGGAACCGTCGACGCCGGATGAATTGCGCCGCTTCGAGGAAGCCAAGGGCCGGCGCGAGTCGCGCCTGGCGCTGGAGCGGGATCACGCGCAGCGGATTTCGTCCAAAGGGTGAGGCAGGCGCGGGATTGTTTATCCGCCGCAAACGCTGCTATAATTGCGGCCTCTTGGCCTGGTAGCTCAGTTGGTAGAGCAGAGGATTGAAAATCCTTGTGTCGGTGGTTCGATTCCGCCCCGGGCCACCAAGAATACCGCCCGCTAAACGCCCACTCATGCAAGTGGGCGTTCTTGCTTCTGACATCCGAAGGCGCGCAGCCGGCCAACGTCGGGGCGCGACTCCCCCCGATGCGATTTCGTATCGCCTGGTGCAATCAGTCCATCTTCGTCGGCCCTTTCCAGAACCACTCTGGCAGCGCGGGCACATCGGGCACATCACCGGAGTCGCGTGGCACCTGGCGCACTCCCGCGCTGCCGCCTGATCGTCGATGCGCGGAGCGCCAACCGGCCAATCGGCTGGTGCCGCTAATGCGCGTCCAGGGCCCATCTCACGATGATGGCGCCCAGGCCTGACGTGTCGCGCGCTTCACGGCTGTACAATCACTGCCATGAAAATGCGTAAAAAATCCGATCTTCCGTCCAAGATTTGCGCGCACTGCTCACTTCCTTTTACCTGGCGCAAAAAATGGAAGCGTGACTGGGAACAGGTCAAGTATTGCTCGGAGCGCTGCCGCCGCATCTGCACGCCGACAGAAACGCAACAGCCAACGAACGAATCCTAACGCGGCGGAACGAAGCGCGTCCATTTGCGCAAGCCTAAAGCGACGAAAACGGTCGCCAGGCCAAGCAGCCCGGCGAACTCGGCGCGTACCTCGCCCAGCGACGCGCCCATCTGGTTGGTGGCGACGAATCCCTGGATGGCCGCGGTCGATGGCAACAGCCATGCCAGGAGCTGCAGCGGTGATGGCAAGGCGCTGGCGGGCCAGGTCAGGCACGAGAGAAACATGATCGGTAACGAGGTGGCGACCAGCAGCTGCATGCTGCGCTCGCGCGTGCGAAAGAACATCCCGATCAACATCCCCATCGCCGCGACGCTGTAGGCGAACAACAAGGTCAACAAGGCGCTGCCTGCCAGGTTGCCGCCCCTTGGATAATCCTGCCACCAGAAGACGAAGCCGAAGAAGTACATCGCGTTGAGGGCGACGACCAGCGCAAATGCGGTCAGCGCGCCGAAGTAGGACGCCACGTCCTGCGGGTAGGGAAAGGATTTCCCGCTCGACCAGCTGCCGAACAGCAGCCCAATGCCGAGCAGGAAGGTCTGCTGCATGATCAGCACCACGACGCCCGGCACCACGTACGAGCCATAACCCTCGCGTACGTTAAACAAGGGAACTGCTTCGACGCTCAACGGCTGGCGCGAGGCCTCCGCCTGTAGCGGAAACGGTACCGCGACGCCCAAGCGTTTCGATTCGATGCCGGCCGAAGCAGTGGCGGCAACCTCCGCCAGACCATTGAGCACCGCCTTGTTCAGCAGCGGATAGGCGCCATTGCCGCCGACTTCGATTTCGGGCTGCAGACCTGCCAATAACTTGCGGCTGAAGTCGGCGGGAATGCGCATCACGCCAGCTGCCTGCCCCTCCCAGATCAGTGCCTGCGCCTCGTCCGGCCGCGAAGTGACGCCCGCCACCAGGATGGAAGGGTGCGCCCCGGCATAGCGGATCAGCTGGCGCGACAGCGCTGAATGATCCTGGTCGACGATCACGACCGGCACCCGGCGCACTGTTTCCGTACTGTAGGGAAGCGGATAAAAAAAGGAATACAGGATGCCGGAGATAAAGAACAGCAGCAGCGCGGCCTTGTCGCGGAAGATCGATTGCCACGTCAACAGGAAAGCGCGCGACGCCGCGCCGAGCGCGTTCATGACTTGCCCCAGCTGGCTGGCTGGGTGACGCGCCGGGCCAGGCGCAGGTGCGCGGCGGCGCCCAGCAGGAGCGTGAATGCCAGCAGTATCGCGAGCGTGCCGAGGCCGGCATGCAACGGCGCCCCCGCCATCCATGTATTGTTCAGCAACTTCAGGTAATGCGTCAGCGGCAGGGCATCGGCCCAGACCCGTGCGCTGACGGGCATTGCCAGGAGTGGAAATCCCTGGCCTGCGAATGCGAATGCGGGCGCCGTCACGAACGCGCAGGCCGACAAAGCTGCGCGCAGCGACGAGGTGAAAGCGACCAGGAAGGCCGCCATCGCGAGATAGGCCGTAACGAACAGGACCGTGCCGGACAGGATTGCCGCCGCGCTCCCGAGCACCGGCCAGTCCAGCACCGCGCCGAACAGGACGAACAGCAGCAGCGCATGCACGACGAACGCCGCGAACGGAATCAGCATCTTGCCGAGCAGGGCCGGTCCCAGCCGACCGCCCGCGGTGGCCAGCCAGTCGGCCACCGAGGAAGCGCGAAACTCACGGCCCAGCGCCGTCACCGCCGCGAGCGTCACGAAAATATGCAGCAGACTGAATGCCACGGGGATTGCCAGCGATGGAATGTAGCTGCCCTGTTCATTGAACAGCGTCGACGCACGGATGCGCACCGGATCGACCTGCTCCATGGCCTGGCCCGGGGCGGCGCCACGACCGACGCGGCCCTGCTGCTCGATGCCGGCCGACAGTGTCGCCACCACCGCGCGAACGTCGCGCGTCATGGTGCCGGCGTGCGCCGCGAACTGGGCATTGTAGGCCCACTGCACCTTGTCCCCTCTCCCGGCGCGCACCGATTCCTGCAAGCCGGAGGGGATCGACACGATGCCATATGCCGTACGCGCGCGGATCATCACCAAGGCTTCGGCTTCGCTGTCCACTGCCCGCGCCACCCGCAAACCGGGCGCCGCGTCGAGCATGCGAATCAGGCCGCGCGACATTGCCGACTGGTCGCGGTCGTGCACCACGAGCGGCAGGTCGCGGGCCACGCCGGCAGAAAAGATCCACCATGTCAGCAGATAAAGCGTCAGCGGAATCGACGTCAGCATCGCCATGTCCCAAGGATCGGCGCGCAGGCGTCGCCATTCGCGCAGCAAGGATGACTGGATGGCTTGGCCGGCGCGCGTCATTGGCGATACTCAGCGATCGAACACCACCGTCATGCCCGGGCGCAGTCCCGGCACCGGCGCGGTCGGCCTGAGCCTGATTTCGAACGTTCGCAGGTCGGTGCCGCCCGGCCGCGCAGCGCGCCAGGTGGCGAACGCCGGCAACGCGGATACGGCACTGACCTTGAACTGCGCCTTGACCTTGAGCGCGGGAATGGCGGCCTGATGCAGCGAGCCCTGCGCAAACGGCTTGAATTCGTCTTCGCGCACGGCCACCACGGCCCAGACGTCGGCGAGATCGACCAGGGTGAGGACAGGAAAGCCCTGCGGCGCAAGCTCGCCGGCCTGGATCGCGAGCTTCGTCACTTCACCCTGCGTTGGCGCCATGATGCGCGTTTCGTCGAGCGCCGC
It includes:
- a CDS encoding ABC transporter permease; protein product: MNALGAASRAFLLTWQSIFRDKAALLLFFISGILYSFFYPLPYSTETVRRVPVVIVDQDHSALSRQLIRYAGAHPSILVAGVTSRPDEAQALIWEGQAAGVMRIPADFSRKLLAGLQPEIEVGGNGAYPLLNKAVLNGLAEVAATASAGIESKRLGVAVPFPLQAEASRQPLSVEAVPLFNVREGYGSYVVPGVVVLIMQQTFLLGIGLLFGSWSSGKSFPYPQDVASYFGALTAFALVVALNAMYFFGFVFWWQDYPRGGNLAGSALLTLLFAYSVAAMGMLIGMFFRTRERSMQLLVATSLPIMFLSCLTWPASALPSPLQLLAWLLPSTAAIQGFVATNQMGASLGEVRAEFAGLLGLATVFVALGLRKWTRFVPPR
- a CDS encoding DUF2256 domain-containing protein — its product is MRKKSDLPSKICAHCSLPFTWRKKWKRDWEQVKYCSERCRRICTPTETQQPTNES
- a CDS encoding acyl-CoA thioesterase is translated as MNLPSHQLSMTVLMTPDTANFSGNVHGGTILKLLDQVAYACASRYAGRYVVTMSVDQVTFRQPIHVGELVTFLAAVNYTGRSSMEIGIKVIAEDIRSKVVRHVNSCFFTMVAVGDDKKPAAIPPLEPSTPDELRRFEEAKGRRESRLALERDHAQRISSKG
- a CDS encoding ABC transporter permease, translating into MTRAGQAIQSSLLREWRRLRADPWDMAMLTSIPLTLYLLTWWIFSAGVARDLPLVVHDRDQSAMSRGLIRMLDAAPGLRVARAVDSEAEALVMIRARTAYGIVSIPSGLQESVRAGRGDKVQWAYNAQFAAHAGTMTRDVRAVVATLSAGIEQQGRVGRGAAPGQAMEQVDPVRIRASTLFNEQGSYIPSLAIPVAFSLLHIFVTLAAVTALGREFRASSVADWLATAGGRLGPALLGKMLIPFAAFVVHALLLFVLFGAVLDWPVLGSAAAILSGTVLFVTAYLAMAAFLVAFTSSLRAALSACAFVTAPAFAFAGQGFPLLAMPVSARVWADALPLTHYLKLLNNTWMAGAPLHAGLGTLAILLAFTLLLGAAAHLRLARRVTQPASWGKS